In one Sulfurospirillum tamanense genomic region, the following are encoded:
- a CDS encoding TrbC/VirB2 family protein encodes MEAFTRAISNIHALLTDVIIAGIAGLLIAACGFVIAFGDSEKGKKWGWGIVFGISLVYGSVSIANFIWN; translated from the coding sequence GTGGAAGCTTTCACAAGAGCTATTTCAAATATTCATGCTTTGCTGACTGACGTAATTATTGCCGGAATCGCGGGACTGCTCATTGCAGCTTGCGGTTTTGTAATTGCGTTTGGAGACAGTGAAAAAGGGAAGAAGTGGGGTTGGGGTATCGTTTTTGGAATATCCCTTGTGTACGGAAGTGTCAGTATTGCAAATTTTATTTGGAACTAG
- a CDS encoding type IV secretion system protein, with amino-acid sequence MISLFSGANAILETTTTYVQEGMYRGAQLIYDNAFFTSALTLSIIIFGVMFSFRKFQSEEAVYQVVWTLLVFSFVKTMLLSTNSYDFFVEILRIPSKVFTEAVSQVWQAAGVQKTMKEILDSIQTSNVNLLEMVRAEGGIRNWFPFFISTVIWLVGTFLMVTIIMMLLVSAFLAELVLSLAPLILPALVFSKTQGVFFQWMRLYISLSLYAPFTLLFGVVLIQVNKLIQQGVVALRKEGFAENTEFILVVIVVQLIVILGIYRIPNIINQIIGSSNEGSSLSGSVGTASAGVTMLMGASKLSGVNLAGKGVEKGMDGIVKKLSGGAAIEPRPRVTVSPH; translated from the coding sequence ATGATTAGTTTATTTAGTGGAGCAAACGCAATACTTGAAACAACCACAACATACGTACAAGAGGGAATGTACAGAGGGGCGCAGTTGATTTATGACAACGCTTTTTTTACCAGTGCGCTTACTTTGAGTATCATCATTTTTGGTGTGATGTTTTCCTTTCGTAAGTTTCAAAGCGAAGAAGCAGTCTATCAAGTGGTGTGGACATTGTTGGTTTTTTCTTTTGTAAAAACCATGTTGCTAAGTACAAATTCCTATGACTTTTTTGTAGAGATTTTAAGAATACCGTCCAAAGTGTTCACCGAAGCTGTAAGTCAAGTGTGGCAAGCAGCTGGCGTGCAAAAAACCATGAAAGAAATTCTTGATTCCATACAAACATCAAATGTTAATCTCTTGGAAATGGTCAGAGCAGAGGGAGGCATTAGGAACTGGTTTCCTTTTTTTATATCAACAGTAATTTGGCTAGTGGGAACGTTCTTGATGGTGACAATAATCATGATGTTGCTTGTTTCTGCTTTTTTGGCCGAACTGGTTTTAAGCCTTGCTCCCCTTATTCTTCCCGCACTTGTTTTTTCAAAAACCCAAGGGGTGTTTTTTCAATGGATGCGCCTCTATATTTCCCTCTCCCTTTATGCCCCGTTCACGTTGTTGTTTGGTGTTGTTTTAATCCAAGTCAACAAGCTTATTCAACAGGGCGTTGTGGCGTTAAGGAAAGAGGGCTTTGCAGAGAACACCGAGTTTATTCTAGTCGTTATCGTTGTTCAGCTCATCGTTATCCTTGGTATCTATCGCATACCCAACATCATCAACCAAATCATTGGAAGCTCCAACGAAGGAAGCAGTCTTAGCGGAAGCGTCGGCACTGCAAGCGCGGGAGTGACTATGCTCATGGGTGCATCCAAACTCTCAGGTGTAAACCTAGCGGGTAAGGGTGTTGAAAAGGGAATGGACGGAATAGTCAAAAAACTTAGTGGTGGCGCAGCTATTGAGCCGCGTCCTCGCGTTACTGTTTCACCTCATTAA